A DNA window from Candidatus Binataceae bacterium contains the following coding sequences:
- a CDS encoding sulfotransferase, which yields MPLRVIGAGFGRTGTLSLKYALEKLGFSPCYHMMEVFPRPHHVAAWHAVAFGQEIDWDSMFEDFSAAVDWPAARYWRELASHFPDAKVILSLRSADSWYKSMTETIYQPMKNPARGDAPPLVKLQNEMVRKAILSDTFEDRFEDRDHAINVFHRHNQQVRDAIDPAQLLVFEARHGWEPLCNFLEVAVPAEPYPHVNDTASTQAMIQKMRAAARRPPS from the coding sequence TACGCTGTCACTCAAGTATGCGCTCGAGAAGCTCGGCTTCAGCCCCTGCTATCACATGATGGAAGTATTTCCGCGCCCCCATCACGTCGCGGCCTGGCACGCGGTCGCCTTCGGCCAGGAAATCGATTGGGATTCGATGTTCGAGGATTTCAGCGCCGCGGTGGATTGGCCGGCGGCGCGCTATTGGCGCGAGCTGGCCTCGCACTTTCCCGATGCCAAAGTGATCCTGTCATTGCGCAGCGCGGACTCGTGGTACAAGAGCATGACCGAAACGATCTACCAACCCATGAAAAATCCGGCCCGCGGCGATGCGCCGCCGCTCGTCAAGCTGCAGAACGAAATGGTGCGCAAGGCGATCCTGAGCGACACTTTCGAAGATCGCTTCGAAGATCGCGATCATGCAATCAATGTTTTTCATCGCCACAACCAACAAGTGCGCGATGCGATCGATCCGGCGCAGCTCCTGGTGTTCGAAGCGCGCCACGGATGGGAGCCTTTGTGCAACTTTCTCGAGGTTGCGGTTCCGGCCGAGCCGTATCCGCACGTCAATGACACTGCATCGACGCAGGCGATGATTCAGAAAATGCGCGCCGCGGCGAGACGGCCGCCATCCTGA